AGGTGATTAAAGATGTACAGTTTCAGCAGATCAACTATGTAGATAATCCAAAATATATGGTTTATGATACGCAGAAACAACAGCCGATCTACTCTGGTGCGAAAATAAACCCACTATATACCAACGCATATTTATTATCGAACACTGATAAAGGTTATAAATACAGCTTAACTGCTCAGGTAAGTAAATCACTTCCTTTCGGTTTAGATATGATGGTGGCTTATACCTACGGAAGATCGAAAGATATTGCCAACGGTATCCGTAACTCTATGGAATCTAACTGGCAGTTAAACCAAGCACTTAGCCCTAACAACCCAGGTTTGGCCTATTCAAACTTCGATATCCGCAACAGGATTATCTCAACCATCAATTACAGATGGGATTGGCTTAAAAACGGTAAATATGTATCTAACTTCTCGTTATTCTTCAGCGGTCAGTCGGGTTCTCCATATTCTTTAGGTTTAGTAAACACCAGGATCAACGGAACCGGACAGACAGTAAGTTTAATGTATGTACCAGCCGTGGGCGAAACACAGAAATTTTTTGCCAATACACCTGATGGAATTGCACAGGCAGCAGCGTTTGATAGCTACATTAACGGTGATAAATACCTAAGCAGCCGTCGTGGTGATTTTACCGAGCGTAACGGTGCGCGTACCCCTTGGAATGTTCAGGCTGATTTCCGTTTCTCTCAGGATATTCAAGTGGCAAAAGGGAAACACCCACATATAGTTACAATAACTTATGATATTATTAACTTAACCAATTTGGTAAATAAGAATTGGGGAATCCAGTATTTCTCTCCTAATACTTATAACTCTATGGCTAGTATGGGTATCAAAGTTGCAACTGCGGGAACACCAACCGCTTACCCGGTTTATACCTTTGCACAAAAAGATGTAACCTCTTATTCAAGAGACTTCTTTGCATCACGTTACCAGATGCAATTGGGATTGAGATATAGTTTCTAATTTTTATTAACATCAATATACAACGGTCTGACCTTTAATAAGGTCAGACCGTTTTTTGTTTGGCGGTGATTTCCATCGTAATCATCCTATTTATGCAAAAGCCGTAAACCATAAACCTTATTGTAGTGAAAAGCCCGTAAGCGAGGCACGAGTGCGGACTTGTAATGGAAAGAAGGACTGCAGTTACCGATGAAATACCAACTTTCATTTTCAAATGATCGGAGCATATTGATTTTAAGCAAAGATCTCTCCGCTGTGCAATAATCGATACGATCATTCTTTTCAATTTGCCATTATAAGGGATATTTTATTGTATGAAAATCAATATGAGTGATGTCGGTAGGGCCCGAAAAACTTATTAGGCCGGTTTTAGGTAGAAGGGAGATCCGTGCTATGGCCTAGCTATACGGAAATGCACAATATCTTAAGTCGTTCATTTGTAAGTGATTTCAAAATGGCGTTAGTGGTAGCGGCGTGTAATGCCGTCGAGAACCCAAAGGCTCACCGAAGCTAAATCTGTCTGAATAAATCTCTCCGCTTCGTGGTGCTCAGTTCGGGATAACGACTATTCGAAAACGCAGAAAATCTTTCTGATATATCCAATTAAACCTTTCCTATGCTCTCCCCGTCAAAATAAAACACACAGCATAAAGCTTGATTTATTTTTCATTTAAAAAGTTAGGTTATGAAAAAAATTGTAAATGCATTGCTCTTATTGGTTATGGCGGTTAATTTTAGTGCATGCGTGGTAAGCGCACGTGCACCAAGGGCACATTGGGTGCGCGGGCATTATACTATTGGCCCTTATGGCGGTCGGTATTGGGTGCCTGGCCATTATCGTTAAAATCCTATCGGTCGGTGTCTCACCGACCGATTTTATAAAGTTATTTTTTGCATAAACCTTCTTAAATCTGCGGGGAAATTCTGCACTTTGGTTCCTTAGCCATTGCACTGATTATCGCAGAATTTACATCTCCCCGTTCTCTGTGCCTTACCTCTGTTTTCTCTGTGGTAAAAAGAATGTTTAAGCTGTAACTTATGCGATTGTTGATTTAGATTGTAGGAATAAAATAATACATTAGCATTATTAATACGATTTTAGCATATGCAAGATGAAATTCTTTTACAGATAAGCGGAAAAATTAAGGAAAGACGTAAAGAACTTGGCATTACCGTTCAGGAGCTTGCAGATAAAGCAGAAGTAAGCAAAGGCCTTATTTCTCAGATCGAAAACAGCAGAACTATCCCATCATTGATGGTATTGATGGATATTATTAAAAGCCTGCAGATAGATCTGAACAGCTTTTTTAAAGACATCAATTTTCATAAGAAAGATGCCCCCGTTCTGGTGAAACGAAAAGATCAATACCAGAAGTTCGAAAAGGAACAGGCAATAGGGTTTAACTACTCGCGTATTTTAACCAAGAATATTAAATTTTCTACTGCCGATTTTGTGCTGCTCGAGTTGGAGGTAAATGCGCATCGCCCAATGGTGAAAACGGAAGCCTTCGAATTTAAGTACATGATAGAAGGTAAAGTAGAATACCAGTTTTCGAAAAAGAAAATTATACTCGAAAAGGGAGACTCCATGCTTTTTGATGGAAGGCTTTCACATACGCCGGTTAACGTTGGTGATGGCAAAGCGCTAATGCTGGTTATTTATTTTTTTGAGTAATATTGTTATAAACAAAGTTTATTAATACTTAACAATTATCTACCTTCATCTTTATAAACCAATCTTAGGTTTGGTAATAGAAAAACATGAATATGAAACCATCATGATTTTTCAAGCCAAAAGGGATGAATAAACGGGTCAAGCCTTCTTGAGCACCGTAAAAACATCTACATGGGTGAAAAAACTGATTGTTTCATCACAATTGAACTAAATTATAAATTGATGAAAAAATTTTTGAAAAGTACTTTAGTACTACTTTGTTTATGTGTATTTGCGCAGGCACAATCTAAAAAAATTAAACACGTTGTCTTAATTGGTTGCGATGGTTTTGGTGGCTACGCTTTGCCAGAGGCGAATATGCCTAATCTTAAAGCATTAATGGCCAATGGCTCATGGACTACCCAGGCACGCTGTGTATTGCCGTCTTCAAGTGCGGTAAACTGGGCCTCTTTACTAATGGGGGCGGGGCCAACCGAACATGGTTATACCGAATGGGATAGTAAGGTGCCCGAAATTCCGTCTATTACCAAAACATCTTATGGTTTGTTCCCGGGAATATTTAGTGTAATCAGAGATCAAAAAAAACAAGCTAAAACAGCTATTGTGTATAGTTGGAGCGGAATTGGTTATTTGTTTGAAAAAGAAGCTGTAAATATTATCGTTAGTGGAAATGATAAAGATGATTTTTGTGCCGATACTACTGCTGCGATTATCAAAAAAGAGAAACCTTATTTTACCTTCCTGCATTTAGACGAACCTGATGGTACAGGGCATTCAATCGGTCACCGTACACCGGCTTACTATAAACAACTTGAGCTGGTAGACCAGCGGATTGGTAAAATTGTAAAAGCAGTTAAAGATGCAGGTATTGCTGATGAAACCGTTATCCTGGTTACTGCCGATCATGGCGGAAAAGGTAAAGGTCATGGCGGTAAATCGCTCGATGAGGTGCAGATCCCATGGATTATCTCGGGACCTGGCGTTCGTAAAAACCATGAATTAAAAGATGCGATTATTACTTACGATACAGCCGCAACACTGGCCTGGTTAATGGGTTTACAGCAACCGCAAAGTTGGAGAGGCAGGCCAGTGTTAGAGGCTTTTACGAAATAATATGCCAAACCCTAAACGGTAAAAATTTAACAATTTGATAATTTTGAATTTGTTTACTAATAATAAACAATGTTTACTATTGTGTTTTTAAATGAAATACATATGTTAATCAAATTAGTGGTGTTCGGTATGATAAACAACATAAGCAGATATTAGGATGGGTTTGCTTCATCTTGCCCGTAAAAAAGCACTTAATTGGCCTTATTGGTTAATTACAGTGCTTGGTGGTATAGCAGCATTTGGTTGTTATACCAGTATGTATGCCTTTCGTAAAGCTTTTGCTTCTGCTACTTTTGAGCACCAGGAATTTTTGCATATCGATTATAAAGTTTGGTTGGTTATTGCACAAATGCTAGGTTATACCTTAAGTAAGTTTTACGGCATCCGTTTCATTTCCGAATCGGGGAAAAGTAACCGGGCAAGGAGTATCATTTTTCTGATCCTATTTTCCTGGCTTGCCCTGCTCGGATTTGCCTTGGTGCCTGCTCCATACAATATTGTGTTTCTTTTCCTTAATGGTTTCCCTTTGGGCATGATATGGGGTTTGGTATTCAGCTATCTGGAAGGAAGAAAAACAACCGAATTTATGGGGGCGTTAATGTCGATCAGTTTAATATTTGCCTCAGGTTTTGTTAAAACGGTAGCGCGTACACTAATGTCGTTTGCTTCAGTAAGCGATTATTGGATGCCTTTTCTTACCGGACTGGTTTTCCTGCTTCCATTGTTCCTTTTTGTTTTTTGCCTGGAGGTTATTCCACCACCTTCAAAAGAAGATCAGGAGCTACGTACCAAACGGGTACCGATGGATGCGAAACAGCGCAGAAAATTTATCACTACGTTTTTGCCGGGTATTATTTTAACCATTATCATTTACGTACTGCTTACCTGTATCCGCGATATGCGCGATAATTTCGAAGTAGAAATCTGGAACGGCTTAGGTATTCATAATAACCATATCTACACGCAGATTGATACCCTGATTTCGGTTGTGGTATTGGTGATGATGGGGCTTTTAATCCTGATCAAAGATAACCTTAAAGCCTTCACTGTGATCCATATCATGATTATTTCAGGCTGTTTGCTAATTGGCGTAAGTACATTCTTTTTCGATAGGGGGTACATTGGGCCGGTAAGCTGGATGGCTATACTCGGGATGGGGCTATATATGGCCTACATTCCGTATAATGCTATTTTTTTTGAACGGATGATTGCCAATTTTCATTACAAAGGCAACATCGGTTTATTATGTACGTGGCCGATTCTATTGGTTATGTAGGTAGTTTTTCGGTATTGATGATGCACGAATTTGGCGAAACGAATATTAGCTGGATGCATTTCTTTAAACAGTGTTTGTTTGCTGTGCCACTCATTGGAGGGGCTTGCAGTGTACTCTCGCTGATTTATTTCAGGAGGAAAACTTTGGTTACAAATAAAAAGATGCAGACAACGGGAAAAATGGTTTTAACAGGGAAATAAAATGTGACTTCGGTTAATAATATACCTTTAAAAGATCTCCTGTAAATATTTTACTTTATAGTAGTCACCCTGAATTTATTTCAGGGTCTATTTAGTAGAAAGATGCTGAAACAAGTTCAGCAAAGATGATCTCATTATGTAATGGGGTTAAAAAATGACCATTATAATAAATCTTAACGATGTAAATAATTTTAAAAGCATCTTAAAAATAAACAAACAATGAATAAACATTTCGATCTTATTGTAATTGGTGGAGGTATTTTAGGAACATTCCATGCTTACCATGCTTTACTTTCGGGCAAATCTGTTTTACAGCTCGAAAAAGACAATTTTCCGGTAGGCGCTACCGTGCGTAATTTTGGCCAGGTGGTGCCATCGGGTATGGAAGCCGAATGGTTCGAATACGGTGTTGCTGGTTTAGAGATTTATAAATCCATCCAGCAAGAATTTGATATCTCCGTGCAGCAAAATGGCAGTGTTTATATCGCATCAGATAATGATGAGCAGACCCTGATCCATGAACTGAAAGCGCATTACGATACCATCGGTTACGAAACCGAATTGCTCAGTCAGCAAGCAGTTTTAAAGAAATATCCTGCTATTAAATCTTCTTATGCCAAAGAAGCTATCTTTTTTCCGAAGGAAATTAGTGTAGCACCAGATCAAATGATCCATCGCCTGCACGAATATATGCAGACTAAATTTGAACGGTACACACTTAAATACAATAGTCCGGTTACGGCCTGCGAAAGCAAAGGAACTGGTGTAGCGATTGGTTTAAGAAACAATAGCGAACTTTTTACAGCAGAGAAAGCCATTATCTGTAACGGTTACGAATTTAAATTGCTTTATCCTGAACTGTTTAGTGAAAGTGGTATTGTGGTAAGTAAGCTACAGATGATGCGTAGTATTCCTATGCCAGAGGTTACTTTAGCCGGTAATATTTTAACCGGACTAACCACCAGGCGTTACGAGAGTTTTGAGCACTATTGCCCTTCTTTCAAAAGCATTACAACTCCCGAACATTACGATGAATTGAAAAAATGGGGTATCCATATCCTGTTTAAAAAGGCTGCAGATAATACAATCATTATTGGCGATTCGCACGTATATGCCGACGTAAACCATTTCGATGAGCTTGGTTTCGATTTAAGCCATCATATTAATGAGCTCATGCTCGAAGAAGCGGCCCGGATTGTTAATTTTGATGTGCGCAAACTGCAAAATACCTGGGCCGGATTTTATCCGCAGCACGCAACAAAACACATTGTAACTTACGATCTCGACGATCGAATCCATATCCGTACAGCTATTGGCGGTAAAGGAATGACCGCCAGTGCAGGTTATGCTGCAGAAAGTATTAAGAAAATATTTAGTTAACAAATACTAAACAAAAATAGGGGTTTTTGTTAACTAAAAGTTGGCATTAGGCTAACATGTATATCTTATCATTGCATCTATAAAACTAAAAAATTATAGATAAATGAAACATCTCTACAAGATGAAGATGTGCATGGTAGCTTTACTGCTGTTGTGCCTCACGCCTTATTTTACTTGGGCACAAACAAAAATTGCTGGTCTGGTTAAAGACGATGCGCAACAGCCGATCCCTAGTGTTAGCGTACTGGTAAAAGGGACTAAAAAAGCTACTTCTACCGATCAGTCGGGGCGCTTTACCCTCGATGCCAAAGCAGGCGAAACACTTGTTTTTAGTTCGATCGGATTTTTGCCGCAAGAAGTTCAGGTTACGGGCGCAAACCTAACTGTAACATTAAAAACAGATTCGAAAAATTTAAACGAGGTAGTGGTTACCGCCCTCGGTATCCGTAAAGAGAAACGAAACCTGGGATATGCCATTCAGGAAGTAAAAGGTGCCGATCTGGTAAAAGCCAGAGAAGCTAATCCGGTAAACGGATTGGTAGGAAAGGTTGCTGGTTTAACTGTTGGTGTATCTTCAGAGCTTTTGGGCCGCTCGTCGCTTTACCTTCGTGGCAATGATGTTAATTTGGTAGTGGTAGATGGGGTGCCGATCAATTCGGATACCTGGAACATCAATCCCGATGATATCGATACTTATACTGTGCTTAAAGGCCCTGCAGCTGCTGCGCTTTATGGCTACCAGGCTTATAATGGTGCATTATTAATTACCACTAAAAGAGGTAAGCTAAGCGATAAGGGTTTTACAGTAGAGTTAAATTCGAGCACCCAATTTAACAAAGGATTTATCGCTTTGCCGAAAAGCCAGGATGAGTATGGGCCAGGCGAGCACAGTGCTTATGCTTTTGGCGATGGAAAAGGCGGTGGTTTAAATGATGGTGATTACGATATCTGGGGGCCAAAATTCGATGGTCAGTTGATTCCTCAATATGACAGCCCGATTGTAAACGGTGTGCGCCAGGGTACGCCATGGGTAGCACGTGGAAAAGATAACTTAAAGCGTTTTATCCAAACGGGGCTGCTTTCTGCCAACAACATTGCCTTATCTTCTGCAACAGATAAGTATAATTTAAGGGTTTCTATTTCCAATAATTATCAAAAAGGAATTATACCGAACACACAATTAAATATCAACAACTTTAATGTGAGCGGTTCGTATAATATCAGTCCGAAGCTAAGAGCAGAAGCCTATATCAATTACAGCCGTCAGTTTTCTGAT
The nucleotide sequence above comes from Pedobacter riviphilus. Encoded proteins:
- a CDS encoding helix-turn-helix domain-containing protein is translated as MQDEILLQISGKIKERRKELGITVQELADKAEVSKGLISQIENSRTIPSLMVLMDIIKSLQIDLNSFFKDINFHKKDAPVLVKRKDQYQKFEKEQAIGFNYSRILTKNIKFSTADFVLLELEVNAHRPMVKTEAFEFKYMIEGKVEYQFSKKKIILEKGDSMLFDGRLSHTPVNVGDGKALMLVIYFFE
- a CDS encoding alkaline phosphatase, translated to MKKFLKSTLVLLCLCVFAQAQSKKIKHVVLIGCDGFGGYALPEANMPNLKALMANGSWTTQARCVLPSSSAVNWASLLMGAGPTEHGYTEWDSKVPEIPSITKTSYGLFPGIFSVIRDQKKQAKTAIVYSWSGIGYLFEKEAVNIIVSGNDKDDFCADTTAAIIKKEKPYFTFLHLDEPDGTGHSIGHRTPAYYKQLELVDQRIGKIVKAVKDAGIADETVILVTADHGGKGKGHGGKSLDEVQIPWIISGPGVRKNHELKDAIITYDTAATLAWLMGLQQPQSWRGRPVLEAFTK
- a CDS encoding TIGR03364 family FAD-dependent oxidoreductase is translated as MNKHFDLIVIGGGILGTFHAYHALLSGKSVLQLEKDNFPVGATVRNFGQVVPSGMEAEWFEYGVAGLEIYKSIQQEFDISVQQNGSVYIASDNDEQTLIHELKAHYDTIGYETELLSQQAVLKKYPAIKSSYAKEAIFFPKEISVAPDQMIHRLHEYMQTKFERYTLKYNSPVTACESKGTGVAIGLRNNSELFTAEKAIICNGYEFKLLYPELFSESGIVVSKLQMMRSIPMPEVTLAGNILTGLTTRRYESFEHYCPSFKSITTPEHYDELKKWGIHILFKKAADNTIIIGDSHVYADVNHFDELGFDLSHHINELMLEEAARIVNFDVRKLQNTWAGFYPQHATKHIVTYDLDDRIHIRTAIGGKGMTASAGYAAESIKKIFS